A window from Mycolicibacterium tokaiense encodes these proteins:
- a CDS encoding maleylpyruvate isomerase N-terminal domain-containing protein, whose translation MDVVTTYAHAARAFTDLVGRIPAGRLDGPGLGDWDLRALIGHTSRSLTTVITYLDTPAASVDIDGPVQYYRMVAEVASAEGTAAVLERGRVAGARLGDDPAHAVALLTQDALDKLAGRDDEVIAVLGGAGMRISGYLPTRVFELTVHGFDIAAAAGVPFTPAPDAVRESTLLAAEIAVALAHGPAVLLALTGRVALPDGFSVTA comes from the coding sequence ATGGATGTGGTGACCACCTACGCGCACGCGGCGCGCGCTTTCACCGACCTGGTGGGACGTATCCCGGCCGGCCGGCTCGACGGACCAGGGCTGGGCGACTGGGATTTGCGGGCGCTGATCGGCCACACCTCCAGGTCGCTGACCACCGTCATCACCTACCTGGACACCCCCGCCGCGAGCGTCGACATCGACGGCCCGGTGCAGTACTACCGGATGGTTGCCGAGGTCGCCTCTGCCGAGGGAACCGCCGCCGTATTGGAGCGGGGCCGCGTCGCCGGCGCCCGGTTGGGGGACGACCCCGCACACGCGGTGGCGCTGCTGACCCAGGACGCGCTGGACAAGCTGGCCGGCCGCGACGATGAGGTGATCGCCGTCCTGGGCGGGGCGGGCATGCGAATCTCCGGATACCTGCCGACGCGGGTGTTCGAGCTGACCGTGCACGGCTTCGACATCGCCGCAGCGGCGGGAGTGCCGTTCACCCCGGCACCCGACGCGGTGCGGGAGTCCACCCTGCTCGCCGCGGAGATCGCGGTGGCCCTCGCCCACGGGCCCGCGGTGCTGCTGGCCCTGACCGGGCGGGTGGCGCTGCCGGACGGGTTCTCGGTGACGGCATGA